The genomic stretch AAGAAAAGTAATGCTTCTATGGTTCATCCAATTGATATCAACGAAGTTATCCTGCAGGAATTGGAACTTTGCAATCATAATTTGTTCTATAAACATTTTGTAATTTTGGAAAAAGACCTTGAAGAAGACCTTCCAAAAATTACTGCAAATTTTGGAGATTTAAGTTTGTGTTTAGCAAATATTTTTAACAATGCTTTTGATGCTATGAAAGACAGCAACGATAAAAGGTTATTCCTTCGAACGAGAAAGATCCTAGATGACATTATTATTGAAGTTGAAGATACTGGTGAAGGCATTCCAAAACAAAATTTAGAAAAGATATTTGAAGCGTATTTCACCACAAAACATGATCATGAAAGAGCTGGCTTTGGGTTAGGTTTGGCAATTACAAAGCAAGTTATTGAAAAGCAAGGCGGATCAATAAAAGTTGAATCCGAGTTAGGAAAAGGTACAAAATTCATAATTAAATTACCCATTTTTGATGAAATGGAAAACTAAATTTAGGAATATCAATGAATAAACTGAAGTTACCCAGAAATCCCAAAATTCTAATCGTTGACGATGAACCAGACACTCTCGAAATATTCAGCCGTCATCTGGCAGAAGATTATCATGTAGAAACTGTAGAATCAGCATATCTGGCTTTAGAAAAACTTAAAAATCAATCTTTTCATATCGCCTTAACTGATCTGGTGATGCCGGGAGAAGATGGCCTGGAACTGCTGAAAAAAATTAAACAAAAATGGCCGCAGACCTCAGTAGTTGTAATTAGTGGAAAAGCCTCCATCGAAATGGCGGTTCAAGCCATGAAACTCGGAGCAGAAGAATTCATTGAAAAACCAGTTGAAGATTTAGAGATAATTAAATTAAAAATTCAGAATATTTTGCGTTCCAAATGGCAAACGGAAGAGATAGAGAGATTACGTTCCATTTTGGATAGCGAATTTGATCGTTGTCATATTGTTGGGAATAGTCTTCCCATCCAACAAATAATGGAAAAGATAAAGAAAATAGCCCCTTTGGATACTACAGTTCTAATTACCGGAGAAACTGGAGTTGGAAAAGAACTTTTTGCAGAATTGATCTATAAAAACAGCAATAGAAAACACGAGAAATTCGTGGTAGTAAATTGTGGTAGTATTCCCGAAACCCTTCTGGAAAGTATGCTTTTTGGCCATACAAGAGGTGCTTTTACAGGAGCTGTCAAAGAGAAAGAGGGTTATTTCAAAGAAGCAGACGGGGGAACTTTATTCCTAGATGAAATTACCGAAACTTCGACTGCTTTCCAAATTAAATTGCTTCGTGCTTTAGAAAAAGGAACAATTCGAAAAGTGGGCGGAGAAAGCGATGATTTCGTAGATGTTCGTATTATTGCTGCTTCAAATTTGGATATTCTCAAAGAAGTGCAAAAAGGGAATTTCCGGGAAGATCTATATTACAGATTAAATGTAATTGGAATCAATATTCCACCCTTAAGAGAAAGAATGGAAGATATTAAGCTGCTTGCCAATGAATTCGTTCAGGATTTTGGAAAAAAATATAAGAAAAAAGAACTTAAAATTTCGGATCAGGTAATGAATTTGTTATTGACTAGGGATTGGAATGGTAATGTGCGTGAACTAAAAAATGTGATAGAACATGCCGTTGCACTTTGTATGCACGACACGCTGATCCTGGAAGACCTTCCTTCTCACATTTTTCAAACTGATGATAGAAAATTCTACAAAAGAAAATATGACAATCTCACCTTTGCTAAAGCAAAAGAATCTTTCGAAAAACAATATGTAGAAAGAATGTTAAAAATGTTTGATGGTGATGTGACCAAGGTTGCCAATTTCTCTAAGATCAAACGCCCCAATCTCTATGATAAATTTAAAAAATACGATATCGATCCAAACGATTTTCGAAATAGGAATTAACTGACCTTGGCTGGAGTTCCCAAATTTACTCTATCAATTTTGAACCACATGAATATCAAGTAGAACAATATTGTAAAATCTGCAAATATAATGGTTAGAATATGCAAGTTATAAAGATAATTCAGTAAAATTCCCAAAATAAATAAAATTAAGGGAGAATCAATTAATTTGGTGGGATCATTTGTTTCGATGATCAATAAACTAATCGGTAATAGCCAGAGAACATTATTATAAGAAAGCCTTGCTGCAGGTAAAAAGAATTCACTTAAAAATAATAATGTAACGCCCCAGAAAAATATTATCTCCCAACTTTTATTCTCATTACGCTTTTTTAGAAGATAGATCGATAAACCAATAGTGATTATAAACAAAGCAGACCAGAGATATCTGGAATGAACAACGGTTTCAAATTGATTGAATAAAAAACCTTGAATGGAAGCATCCAAACCGGGAACATCTGCCGAGAAGAATGAATTTGTCACACCTTCTACATTATTAAAATGATCATGAACGAGCAGTTTAAAATCAATTAATCCCAAATGAAATTGTTCGACGATCTTCATTGCAGCAAAATAGCTTCTCCAAATATCGATGCCATTGATAAATAAGGATGATACAAATCCTAATACAATTCCACAAAATCCACCTGAGATCAGTTTCCATTTTTTAAAAATAAGAAATGGTATTCCCATAATTAATAGCGGAGGTCGCCAGGTTGCTGTAATTCCCAAAATCAACCCTGCCCAAAAAGAACTGTATTTCAGATTGGATTTTACAAATAAATAAGCCAAAGTAATCATGAACAAAAACAGGACATAAATTTGACCATTTGCCACGTGAAAGCGCCAGAAATAAGCTCCGAACTGGAAAAGGAACCCAATGATTAAAACGAGTTTGAACTTGTTTTTTGCCAAAAAAGCTAATATATAAATTGTCGTCAGCAGCATTAGCTCCTGCAAAATAAACCAAATGTACTGCTGTGTTTTATAATTTATCGATGCAAGTGGTAGATGCAGCATCAGAAAAGACGGCGTTACGGTGCATCTGCTTACGGGAAGATCGTAAAAATAATCTCTGCCATCCAGAAAATAGTCGGGTGTATTTTCATCCCATTTCGTAAAATACGGATCTCTGCCATCCAGCCACACGCGCGCTCCAACCACCCGATTTCGCAGATCGATTCCACCATATTTTATTGTATAAAAAGTGTCGCAACTGATTCCGATAAATGCGATAACGATCGAATAGATAAGCAATAGTAAAAAGAAATATTTGAAATAATTAGTCATCACTAACCACCAGGAATTTCTTTGAATCAATTATTAATAGACATAATGGGATTAAGATTAACACATTATTATAAGTATATCTTGCAGCAGGAATAAAAATTTCACTTATGAAGATCAATATTGAACCAACAAGAAATAGAATTGTAAAGCTTTTAGATCGTATCAAATGCAATAAGTAAATACAAAAACAAATGATGAGTAATAAAATTATCCACAATATCTCAGCTGGAATCACCACACCAAATAGGTTAAGCATTAATCCTTGAATTGAAGTATCTGTTATGGGAATATTGGGTACAATCCAAAGATTTGTAATGCCTTCAATGTTCTCAAAGGGATATTGTCCAATTGCTGATTCTAA from Candidatus Cloacimonadota bacterium encodes the following:
- a CDS encoding sigma-54 dependent transcriptional regulator; its protein translation is MNKLKLPRNPKILIVDDEPDTLEIFSRHLAEDYHVETVESAYLALEKLKNQSFHIALTDLVMPGEDGLELLKKIKQKWPQTSVVVISGKASIEMAVQAMKLGAEEFIEKPVEDLEIIKLKIQNILRSKWQTEEIERLRSILDSEFDRCHIVGNSLPIQQIMEKIKKIAPLDTTVLITGETGVGKELFAELIYKNSNRKHEKFVVVNCGSIPETLLESMLFGHTRGAFTGAVKEKEGYFKEADGGTLFLDEITETSTAFQIKLLRALEKGTIRKVGGESDDFVDVRIIAASNLDILKEVQKGNFREDLYYRLNVIGINIPPLRERMEDIKLLANEFVQDFGKKYKKKELKISDQVMNLLLTRDWNGNVRELKNVIEHAVALCMHDTLILEDLPSHIFQTDDRKFYKRKYDNLTFAKAKESFEKQYVERMLKMFDGDVTKVANFSKIKRPNLYDKFKKYDIDPNDFRNRN
- a CDS encoding glycosyltransferase 87 family protein, with product MTNYFKYFFLLLLIYSIVIAFIGISCDTFYTIKYGGIDLRNRVVGARVWLDGRDPYFTKWDENTPDYFLDGRDYFYDLPVSRCTVTPSFLMLHLPLASINYKTQQYIWFILQELMLLTTIYILAFLAKNKFKLVLIIGFLFQFGAYFWRFHVANGQIYVLFLFMITLAYLFVKSNLKYSSFWAGLILGITATWRPPLLIMGIPFLIFKKWKLISGGFCGIVLGFVSSLFINGIDIWRSYFAAMKIVEQFHLGLIDFKLLVHDHFNNVEGVTNSFFSADVPGLDASIQGFLFNQFETVVHSRYLWSALFIITIGLSIYLLKKRNENKSWEIIFFWGVTLLFLSEFFLPAARLSYNNVLWLLPISLLIIETNDPTKLIDSPLILFILGILLNYLYNLHILTIIFADFTILFYLIFMWFKIDRVNLGTPAKVS